The proteins below are encoded in one region of Streptomyces roseirectus:
- a CDS encoding ATP-binding protein, with product MISNPNRQCTVELQALPARIGQVRRIVTAHLRYWQLDPLIDRAALGVTELLANVHRHARPDKTCVVEMELLHGALTVSVHDGDPRLPVMTRADDTGDPGDIDALATCGRGLALVAAVSESWGARSEGESGKVVWFTLSVPGAVGGGGNVMGDVPLRELAAPQSVAEPQRWAARV from the coding sequence GTGATCAGCAACCCGAACAGGCAGTGCACGGTGGAGCTGCAAGCCCTGCCGGCGCGGATCGGCCAGGTCCGCAGAATCGTTACCGCGCACTTGCGCTACTGGCAGCTCGATCCGCTCATAGACCGGGCCGCGCTCGGTGTGACGGAGCTCCTGGCCAACGTCCACCGGCATGCGCGGCCGGACAAGACCTGCGTCGTCGAGATGGAACTGCTGCACGGGGCGCTGACCGTCTCGGTGCACGACGGCGATCCCCGTCTGCCGGTGATGACGCGGGCCGACGACACCGGCGACCCTGGCGACATCGACGCGCTCGCCACCTGCGGCCGAGGGCTCGCGCTGGTGGCCGCGGTGAGCGAGAGCTGGGGGGCGCGGTCGGAGGGGGAGAGCGGGAAGGTCGTGTGGTTCACGCTGTCGGTGCCGGGTGCGGTGGGGGGCGGGGGGAATGTGATGGGTGATGTACCACTGCGGGAACTCGCCGCTCCGCAGAGCGTCGCGGAGCCGCAGCGCTGGGCGGCGCGGGTCTAG
- a CDS encoding aminotransferase class IV family protein → MEVNGVEADGADLRLLARTSYAHFTSMQVRGGAVRGLDLHVERLDESARELFGRGLDAERVRSCLRHAVAGGPDAVSVRITVFARRMDAVSRGEAVEPEIAVAVGAPAEAETGPLRLRSVEYERDVPHVKHAGTFGLVHQRRQAALAGYDDALFTDRRGRISEASVWNVCFYDGDRVVWPEAAVLPGITMRLLRRGLEAKGVPCERREIRLGDLTPALSAFLTNSISPALPVASVDGMDLTVDPAATNLLLDCYETNPWQPV, encoded by the coding sequence GTGGAAGTCAACGGCGTCGAGGCGGACGGCGCGGACCTGAGGCTGCTGGCCAGGACGAGTTACGCGCACTTCACCTCGATGCAGGTGCGGGGCGGCGCGGTCCGGGGGCTGGACCTGCATGTCGAGCGGCTGGACGAGAGCGCGCGTGAACTGTTCGGCAGAGGGCTGGACGCCGAGCGGGTGCGGTCGTGCCTGCGGCACGCCGTGGCCGGGGGTCCGGACGCGGTGTCGGTCCGGATCACCGTTTTCGCCCGGCGGATGGACGCCGTGTCGCGCGGGGAGGCCGTGGAGCCGGAGATCGCGGTGGCGGTCGGCGCTCCGGCCGAGGCGGAGACCGGTCCGCTGCGGCTGCGTTCGGTGGAGTACGAGCGTGATGTACCACATGTCAAACACGCCGGGACGTTCGGTCTCGTCCACCAGCGGCGGCAGGCGGCTCTCGCCGGGTACGACGACGCTCTGTTCACCGACCGGCGCGGCCGGATCTCCGAGGCGTCGGTCTGGAACGTCTGCTTCTACGACGGGGACCGGGTCGTCTGGCCCGAGGCCGCCGTGCTGCCCGGCATCACCATGCGGCTGCTGCGCCGGGGGCTGGAGGCCAAGGGCGTCCCGTGCGAGCGGCGTGAGATCCGGCTCGGCGACCTCACTCCGGCGCTGTCCGCCTTCCTCACGAACTCGATCTCGCCGGCACTGCCCGTCGCGAGCGTCGACGGCATGGACCTGACCGTCGACCCGGCGGCCACGAACCTCCTCCTGGACTGCTACGAGACCAACCCCTGGCAGCCGGTCTGA
- a CDS encoding TetR/AcrR family transcriptional regulator, whose protein sequence is MYSAAMSTQERLIESTRELLWERGYVGTSPKAILERAGAGQGSMYHHFKGKPDLALAAIRRTAEELLASAEAVLDSPGTPYERIAAYLRRERDVLRGCPVGRLTMDPDVMADPDLRAPVDATLASIRARIAEIVELGKEQGQFASTLDAGEIASAVVATVQGGYVLARASGSPDAFDAGVRGLLALLAPPRR, encoded by the coding sequence ATGTACAGTGCCGCCATGAGCACCCAGGAGCGTCTGATCGAGTCGACCCGTGAGCTGCTGTGGGAGCGCGGCTACGTGGGCACCAGCCCCAAGGCGATCCTGGAGCGCGCGGGCGCCGGGCAGGGCAGCATGTACCACCACTTCAAGGGCAAGCCCGACCTGGCGCTGGCCGCGATCCGGCGCACGGCCGAGGAGCTGCTGGCGAGCGCCGAGGCCGTCCTCGACTCGCCGGGCACGCCGTACGAGCGGATCGCGGCCTACCTGCGGCGCGAGCGTGACGTCCTGCGCGGCTGCCCGGTCGGCCGTCTGACGATGGACCCGGACGTCATGGCCGACCCCGACCTGCGTGCCCCCGTCGACGCGACGCTCGCCAGCATCCGCGCGCGGATCGCCGAGATCGTCGAACTCGGCAAGGAGCAGGGGCAGTTCGCGTCCACGCTGGACGCCGGGGAGATCGCGTCGGCGGTCGTCGCGACCGTCCAGGGCGGTTACGTCCTCGCCCGCGCCTCCGGTTCGCCGGACGCGTTCGACGCGGGTGTCCGGGGCCTGCTCGCCCTGCTCGCTCCCCCGCGCCGGTGA